One Chiloscyllium plagiosum isolate BGI_BamShark_2017 chromosome 14, ASM401019v2, whole genome shotgun sequence genomic region harbors:
- the LOC122556886 gene encoding uncharacterized protein LOC122556886: MAVALLMFVLLQCWQPIHCLQARTVYATVGSSVNFSVHLTYPACLKGTWLWKPQWNCSGKGTGFQLALTAQNFSGTPLDSSLCFLQRRLHILAGCRLHIDGVEFTDAGNFTFQQEKNESLVETVFQLITVKVGVEPPGPTLEGRTATLFCQVSLTLSAPSIVLGNSGNVSSTMSTNHSQTTTRLTVRNMRSGEVAWKCVIEDGKYTVDYQLTVIASHSSVGNMFIFRLSCLLFVFCLLLTGYVGYHKCKCSGRNVNPCIQLEAFVRRHSLLREEI; the protein is encoded by the exons CTCGGACTGTGTATGCTACAGTGGGATCCTCAGTGAATTTCTCAGTACACCTGACATACCCCGCGTGCCTCAAGGGGACCTGGCTCTGGAAACCACAGTGGaattgttcaggaaagggaacagGATTTCAATTGGCACTGACGGCACAAAACTTCAGTGGGACGCCTCTCGATTCTAGTCTTTGCTTCTTGCAGAGACGGCTGCACATCCTGGCTGGCTGCAGGCTGCACATTGATGGGGTGGAGTTTACTGACGCTGGGAATTTCACCtttcaacaagagaaaaatgaAAGTCTCGTAGAGACTGTGTTCCAGCTCATCACAGTAAAAG TTGGAGTTGAACCTCCCGGTCCCACTCTGGAAGGCCGCACTGCGACTCTGTTCTGTCAAGTGTCTTTAACCCTTTCAGCACCATCTATAGTATTGGGAAACTCTGGGAATGTCAGCAGCACTATGAGCACAAACCACAGCCAGACAACCACACGCCTGACAGTCAGGAACATGAGGTCGGGTGAGGTAGCATGGAAATGTGTTATTGAGGATGGGAAGTACACTGTTGATTACCAGCTCACGGTTATTG CTTCACATTCCAGTGTGGGAAATATGTTTATCTTCAGGCTTTCCTGCCTGCTGTTCGTTTTCTGCCTTCTCCTCACAGGTTACGTTGGATATCACAAGTGCAAAT GCTCAGGGAGAAACGTGAATCCGTGTATCCAGCTGGAAGCTTTTGTGAGAAGACACAGCTTGCTAAGAgaagaaatatag